The proteins below are encoded in one region of bacterium:
- a CDS encoding tetratricopeptide repeat protein: MKKLIIFVLLSCSSHFSATVWADSSEKFLKEGVVLRDADNVEQAILKFQEILKSKPKHPGANFELGKSYVMKSDYENGIKYLKNALDCGYDELKVRLALAEAYQTSDNSVEASIEYQLILDLNPNSAEVHTLLGNVYLNGGNSTVAEEQYKKALQLNSSYVDALLGLGNLYQKQKKYEEALSFYSKAQKINPNYAPTYLALSSFYATQKKHENGITELQKYIQLNPKDPKGYTALANIYSQTKDYNNAINEMNKAVSYSDTSLSSLKFISVLYNQAGMSLKEKEVLSEIVLKDSTNVGIWIDLAKAYSKIDSFPAAIYAYNKAFSLDSTLESTFCFELGLACFQATKYDSSELLFSKKIERDSLAAGAYFNRALARIQLKKYKEGIVDLQKGLEIKPNYAQGHLWLAQTYGFLGMKQKAKAECAEVIKIDSTNKEVKDVLKSLEQPAKKEPTYEDYLDALDKAEAKENAEEKENNK; this comes from the coding sequence ATGAAAAAACTAATTATTTTTGTTTTGTTAAGTTGCAGTAGTCATTTTAGTGCAACAGTATGGGCAGATTCGTCGGAGAAGTTTTTAAAAGAAGGCGTTGTTTTAAGAGATGCAGACAATGTTGAGCAGGCAATTCTAAAATTCCAGGAAATTCTTAAATCAAAACCTAAACATCCCGGGGCGAACTTTGAGTTAGGTAAAAGTTATGTGATGAAATCTGATTATGAAAACGGTATTAAATATCTTAAAAATGCGTTGGATTGTGGGTATGATGAGTTGAAAGTACGTTTAGCTCTTGCAGAAGCTTATCAAACTTCCGACAACAGTGTGGAAGCAAGTATTGAATACCAACTTATCCTTGACTTAAACCCAAATAGTGCTGAGGTTCATACGCTTTTGGGTAATGTGTATCTTAATGGAGGTAACTCCACGGTGGCTGAAGAGCAGTATAAAAAGGCATTACAGCTTAACTCTTCATACGTTGACGCTTTACTTGGATTGGGAAATTTGTATCAAAAACAGAAAAAATACGAAGAAGCATTGAGTTTTTATTCCAAAGCTCAAAAAATAAATCCTAACTATGCGCCGACTTATCTTGCTTTGAGTTCTTTTTATGCAACTCAAAAGAAGCATGAGAATGGCATTACAGAACTTCAAAAGTATATTCAATTAAACCCGAAAGACCCTAAAGGATACACAGCACTGGCTAATATTTATTCACAAACAAAAGATTACAATAATGCCATCAATGAAATGAATAAAGCCGTTAGCTATAGCGATACAAGTTTAAGTTCTCTGAAATTTATAAGTGTTTTGTATAACCAGGCGGGAATGAGTCTTAAGGAAAAAGAGGTTTTGAGTGAAATTGTCCTTAAAGATTCTACTAATGTTGGGATTTGGATTGATTTGGCTAAAGCTTATTCAAAAATAGATTCTTTTCCCGCGGCTATTTATGCTTATAATAAAGCATTTAGTCTTGATTCTACTCTGGAATCTACTTTCTGTTTTGAGTTGGGGTTAGCTTGTTTCCAGGCAACAAAGTATGATTCCTCGGAACTTTTATTTTCTAAAAAAATTGAAAGAGACAGCCTTGCAGCGGGTGCTTATTTCAATAGAGCTTTAGCGCGTATTCAGTTAAAGAAATACAAGGAAGGAATAGTTGACTTGCAAAAAGGTTTAGAGATTAAGCCAAACTATGCCCAGGGACATTTGTGGTTGGCTCAGACTTATGGGTTTTTGGGTATGAAGCAGAAAGCTAAAGCAGAATGCGCTGAGGTAATCAAAATAGATTCAACTAATAAAGAGGTTAAGGACGTGTTAAAAAGTCTTGAACAACCTGCCAAGAAAGAGCCTACTTATGAGGATTATTTAGATGCTTTAGATAAGGCTGAGGCAAAGGAAAATGCTGAGGAAAAAGAAAACAATAAATAA